The proteins below come from a single Macaca fascicularis isolate 582-1 chromosome 9, T2T-MFA8v1.1 genomic window:
- the LOC102128774 gene encoding large ribosomal subunit protein eL32, with translation MAALRPLVKPKIVKKRTKKFIRHQSDRYVKIKRNWRKPRGIDNRVRRRFKGQILMPNIGYGSNKKTKHMLPSGFRKFLVHNVKELEVLLMCNKSYCAEIAHNVSSKNRKAIVERAAQLAIRVTNPNARLRSEENE, from the coding sequence ATGGCCGCCCTCAGACCCCTTGTGAAGCCCAAGATCGTCAAAAAAAGAACCAAGAAGTTCATCCGGCACCAGTCAGACCGATATGTCAAAATTAAGCGTAACTGGCGGAAACCCAGAGGCATTGACAACAGGGTTCGTAGAAGATTCAAGGGCCAGATCTTGATGCCCAACATTGGTTATGGgagcaacaaaaaaacaaagcacatgCTGCCCAGTGGCTTCCGGAAGTTCCTGGTCCACAACGTCAAGGAGTTGGAAGTGCTGCTGATGTGCAACAAATCTTACTGTGCCGAGATTGCTCACAATGTTTCTTCCAAGAACCGCAAAGCCATCGTGGAAAGAGCTGCCCAGCTGGCCATCAGAGTCACCAACCCCAACGCCAGGCTGCGCAGTGAAGAAAATGAGTAG